aaaatacaaaaaattagccaggtgtggtggcgggcgcctgtagtcccagatgttTTTGCCAGCTTTGGTTAGCAGGTGTTCGGACTGCATCCTGGAACTGTCTGCCAGTTCAGCTGAAGTCGTCTGGACAAACAGTTACTGGAAGGGTCAGTGCAGGGCGGCAGGGGGGGTTGCCTTCAGCCCTGGGGGAGCTGTGTGGAGGTCACAAAGGACTGTATTGTAAGACCCATGGGAAAGGAGGGGAACGGTCTGGTCAGGGTGACCCTAACACTCTGCACCGGTGATTCTTTCTTGAAGGCTCTTCTTCCAGGTATTTCCGTGACTTCCTCCCTCACTGAGGTGACTGCTCAAAATaccacctcctcagagaggccttccctcaCCTGTCCACCTGGTCTTCTCTAACCCCTTAttcgttttttgttttcattgtgttcATCACAACCTGACATATATCCAATTATCGATCATGCCCGTCTCCCCCGTTCAAACGCTGAGCTCCATGAATGAGGGCGGGAATCTTTCCTGTTGTGGCCACTGTAGGGGAAGGGGATGAGGCGACTGGTCACCACAATGACTGGCAGTTACAAGGGTGGTGCCAGGGACTCCAGACAGCCCTGGAAGGAAGGCAGATTCTACATCCTGCACGACGTAAGTGAAAGGCTTGTTTTTAATGACCAGAGCCGAGGCTCTAACTCCATTTTGCATATAAACACAAAGTGTATGCATTCTAGTATACACTGAATTTTCCAGGAATGCAACTACTGTGTAAAGAGGAGGAAACGTGCACTTCATTGTGTTCAGAAGTTTACCAAGAGTTCATCGTTTCAGACGctgacaccaccacactccagtgtCAGTCTGCACAGAGCTTCCCCAGCAATTGGGCACTTCACAAACACACTATCATTACCTTGTATTTCTTATATACTAATAAGGACCAAAAAACCATTGGATGAATTTTAATTAGATATAAAGGTTGGTATATTAGCCGTAAATTTCATTTCAGAAGCATAAAGGGAGCAACAGCAAGCATTATGAAAAGGCAGCTTTGGGTCTGAGGGGTGGAGAATCATGGGCTAGAGTTGCCCCGTGGAAAGTGGTGGGGAGCATGGACTCTGCAGTCCAGTCCAGGCCACTACTTGCAGCCATGTGACTCCACAGGCACTGCTTAACCTCGCGGAGCCTCACTTCTCTCTTGGCAAACGGGACCCATGCTATAAAATGCACAGGATTACTGGGAAGACTGAAGGCTCGGAGCGTGCCCAGCATTTGGCAGAGTGCCAGGTGCCAGAAAGGGTACTCAATGTCCctattattgttttcttgttgttgctgttttgttttgagacagggtcttcctctgtcatccaggctggagtagagtggcacgatcacggctcaccgtagccttgatctcctgggctcaagcgaccctccgaccttagcctcctgagtagcaggaactataggtgtgcgccaccatgtccagctaatttttgtcgtTTTCTATAGaagcggggtttcgccatgttgcccaggctggctggtctcaaactcctggacttaagtgatctgcccacctcggcctcccaaagtgctgggattatagacatgagccaccacaccgggcctaTTATTGTTCATTTAGCAAATTTTTGCCAGTATCCTCTTTCCAGCAGCTGTCCCGGTGCTGGGGTCATGGGGACACTCAAAGGACTCAGGAGGCCCCTGGTGAGTCCCCATCTTCCCTCCATCCAAGACCTATCCCCCATGGTTGGGTGAGGCCCATGTCAATGGCAGAAAAGACACGGCCAGGCTTCAGTTTGGCCACTGGGGCCGGGAGCAGAGCTGTGCTTGGGTTTGCACCGGGTCCTGAATATGCCAGCACTCCCAAGGCCCCTCCCATAGGCTCTGGATCTCTCAGCCCCCCGACCTTCCATCAAGGCCTGTCCTTCCCGTGTTTCATCTTAGGAGCACTCGCCGTGCTTTCCAAGGTGACAAATCTCTAGTCTCACAGGCAGATAGCAGTCAACAAGCAGGTGGGTGAGCAGACAGCAGGTAAGTCCTAGGCAGACAGGCAGCGAGGAGGTAGGGAGGAGATGGGCAGGTGGATAGTAGGGATGAGGGCCAGAACAGCAGGTGACAAACCTGCAGAGAGATCCGAAGCAGGTGGCTGGGCTGACCCACGGACAGGCTGGTGGGCTGGGGAGCAGCAGGCAGTCAAGCAGCtaggcagggggtggggagggcatgTGGACCGTGGGGACAACCACATTGGCCAAAGGTTTCAGGCATCTTCCCCAGGTCCTCCAGGAGCAGCGCTTCTCAAAACCCTCCAGGGCAAGGCTGCTGCTTCTCCCACCTGGCCTGGCTTGGCCACAGCAAGCCCTTGGGGAAGACAGCACTCTGGTTAATGTGCGTCCCTCTCTTTGAAGCAGCCAGCAACCATCTCAACCCTCATCCTGCTCCACTAGGGCTGAGTCATACCTGACGCACTCCAAACACATATGTCACATACCAACCCAGACACAAACACAATTTTGCCTGCAGGCAGAGATACAGAGAGCTGCATAGCACAGAGGTGCATGCAAACAGCTTGACAGAAACAGATCCAAAATTTTAGACTGCACATAGAGGAGCACACACGTGGACTCTCACAGACACAGGTATGTGCCACACGAACTGAGGCACACAACACATGTGGTCATACAAGCACCCTATAGCACACACCGATATTTCCGTGGATGGCAGGCATTAAACATGCTCATGCACTCCCAGCAATGCTGCACATAAATAAGCTACCTGTGCAAACAGTCAGTGACATACATCTCTTGAAGAAATAGGAATACAACCCACAGAAACTCAATATTGCTGACGGTCTTCAAATCTCGGCCAAAGCAGTGGGCAAATTCTGGCCTCATCTTCACCTCTCAGCCCGATCACACTTGGCTAATCATGTCCCTGTTCTGGCCTGTTTCTCCTCCTACTTCACTGGTCTTTCCTTGCTGACTTCACCTCCAGGAGACCCCTCAATGGGCTTGAGCTTCAGAcccttctctctctgccccctTAGCCCAGGTGGGTCTCATCCACTTCTGGGGTGGTAAATCCATGTTATGTGGTAAGGACTCTCAAATATCATTTCCAGCCAGATTCCTGGGGGTTCTACTTGCCTTGCCAACACCTGCACCTGGATATCTAATGGGCATCTCAAGTCTAACCTATCTACAGTGAGACTGACTTCCCCCAAACCTGCTTCCCACATGGGCTTTCCTCAGGTGCCCCAGCCCAGTATGAAAGTGTTCTAAACTCCACTCTCCCTCACATCCAAGTCCAGTGCAGGAACTCCCTTCAGAACACCACCTGAGTCTGAGCCCTCTCGCCTCTCCACTGGCCCCGTGAGGGCTTGGACAGCTGCCAGCCTGCTCACTACCCTCCCTGCTCCCCTTCTTGCCCACAGTGGCCCACCCTACACTGAACCACCACAGGGATCTTTCCAAAATGTGTCACAGGACCATGACACTCCCCTGCTCAATGCTCCAGGGGCTCCCCACCACACTTACACTAAAAACCAAGcacccgggcacggtggctcacacttgtaatcccagcactttggacgccaaggtgggcagatcaccagaggtcggaagttcaaaaccagcctgaccaacatggagaaaccctatctttactaaaaatataaaattagcagggtgtggttgtgcatgcctgtaatcccagctactcgggaggctgaggcaggagaatcgcttgaatccgggaggcagaagttgcagtgagatcgagcctttgtactccagcctgggcaaagttcATCAGCAAGGCCAGCGAGTCCCTGCATGGGCAGCCCCTGCCACTCTCCCCTGCACCCACACACCATCTACATGGCTTTCTGCTCTTGGAGGGAGGTATCCCAAGCACGCTCTTACTCCTGCCCAGACACTCTCCCCAGATCCTGGCACAACTGCCCCCTCCTTAGGATTCAGGTCTCACTGTGGATGTCCCTGTGAGAGCCACCCCCAGGTGTTTTCCATCACATTATCCTATCCTGTCACCCCCCCAGCACTTAGAAGCATCTGAGATGATCTTCTGTTGTTTCTCCAATTTAGTGTCAGCTCCATGGGGGCAAGGATTTGTGTCTGTTCTGTTTATTGTTAAATCCCCATTAAAACTGTCCctcagggccgggtgtggtggctcacgcctgtaatccctgcactttgggaggctgaggcgggcggaccatgaggtcaggagatggagaccatcctggctaacacagtgaaaccctgtctctactaaaaatacaaaaaattagccaggcgtggtggcaattgcctgtaatccaagctactcgggaggccgaggcaggagaatggcctggacccgggaggcggagcttgcagtgagctgagatcgtgccactgcactccagcctgggccacagagggagactccgtctcaaaaacaaaacaaaacaaaaaacaaaaaaaaccctgtccCTTGGTATTCTCAAGGGATTGGCTCCCTCCCATAGACACCAAAATCCGAGGATCCTCAAGTCCTTGATGTAAAATAAATTGGTTCAGTATTTGCAtttaacctacacacatcctcctgtatactttaaatcatctcttgattacttataatatctaatataatGTAACCACTATGAAAATATACTATTGgctggcacgatggctcacacttgtaatcccagcactttgggaggctgaggtgggtggatcacttgagcccaggagttcaagaccagcctgggcaacatggcaaaaccccatctctacaaaaattagccaggcatggtggtgcgcgcctgtgatccctcccagctacttgggacaatgagatgggaggctcacttgagcccaggaggcagaggctgtgatgagctgagatagcacctctgtacttcagcctgggtgacagagtgagaccctgtctcaaagaaaaataaaataaaatatatctattgtttaggaaataatgacaagaaaaaaaattctgtacatgttcagtacagatgcaattttggtttcgaattttttttttttttttttttttgagacggagtctcgctctgtcgcccaggctggagtgcagtggccggatctcagctcactgcaagctccgcctcccgggtttacgccattctcccgcctcagcctcccgaatagctgggactacaggcgcccgccacctcgcccggctagttttttgtattttgttagtagagacggggtttcactgtgttagccaggatggtcttgatctcctgacctcgtgatccgcccgtctcggcctcccaaagtgctggaattacaggcgtgagccaccgcgcccggccggttttgaatatttttgatgcAAAGTTGGTTAAATCCACAGATGTTGTGAACTAGACTAGGAAGTGCTAGGCATACACAATATTTGTTGACTAGTGGCTGCACAGATGTATATGCAGACATACTCGCCCTCACAACAATATTCAAATACATCACATTAATAGACAAATATACAGATGTGGGCAAAAATACCTCCCCACACATTCACAGAACAGACTCAACAGTCACAAAAACACCCAGGAGTCCCTTTTCCATCCCCATAGGAGTCAGTCCTGGTCCTCCCCCATCTAGATATGCCCTCCACTTGAACCCAGTCTCGGGACTGGGGGAGTAGGGGTCTGCAGCCCGGACAGAGAAAGGGTCGCTGGCCCACAGGCCTCAGGCAGCGCCTTCAGCTATGTCTGCAAtttcctctcccccttccctcctcctctctaaGGCTCCCGCCAAGACGGCCTCCCCCTCATCCTAGCTCCAACAAGGGAGGGGAGGCCCATGATGGGGGGCCCCGGGGAGACAGGGCAGAAAGAAGCCCCCAGCCACACACACTGATCACACACCACATTGCATGCACAAGCCCAGGTGGGAAATGCGTGTGTGAGCACAGGTAGGTTTAGCCTTGGGGTGGGGGGCGGGATGGGGTGGGATCTGCCACAAGCCACCACAAGCTGCTTGGTGCACAAGAGCGCAGGAGCTTGCAGGCACAGAGGCCCCACGCTGGGGACTGCGAGGCTGCTGGACGGTGCCTGGCTCAAAGCTGGAGTCTAACAATCATTAACCCTGCGTGACCAGACCAGAGCTCGGCCAGGGGGCACATTCAAGCCTGGGCCCAGGGAGGAGGGGTGGACAGTCCCCTCCCTTCCAGACCGGCATGGGTCTGGGGAAGAGAAGCAGCCTTCCCTGGATGGGGCCTCCTAGGAGGGGGAGCGGTGGTTTTGAGCTCAGGCTTTAGGGTCAGAGAACAGCAGGTTCAAATCCCGACAGTTTTTGTAAAGTCAATTCAATCTCTCCAAGACTCTGTTTATATTATCTGCGAAGTGGGGATAATGGTACCACGTCGTAGGGTTGTCAGCCGGAGTAAGTCAAAGAACCTGTCCAGGGTTCAGCCCTCGGCCCGCACGCAGGCAGAGCTCCAGCCtcgctgttgttgttgttagtggCCTGGGGGCGGGTCCCTGCCGCGGCCTCCCCGGCGGTTTCCTGTGGGGGACGGACGGCCCGCGGGCCGGGATCTCCCTCCTCCCGGCTGCCcgctcctctccccttcctctcccagcccttttcctccccgcctccccgcccgccccgccccgccccgtccCTCCTCTTTCCTCGGAGGAAACTTTCCGCCGGCTCGTCCCTCGGCCCGTGTCCCGCCCGCGCTGCCGCGGTCTGGGAGCCCAGCGGGGCCGGAGGGGCGGCGGGGCCGGAGCGGGTGGGGGCGGCCGGGCCCAGTGTATGCGGCCGCTGAACGCGCCGGGGCCGGGCAGCCGGGAAGCGGAGCGCTGACGGTGAGTGGGCCCGGCCCCGGGCCGGTGGGTCCCCGCAGGGCGGCCGGGCGAGGAGGGAGGCGGTTTCCCTTCCCGGAGCCCGCCTGGGGCGTGGAGGCTCAGTGTTCCTATCCTCCATCCCGTCCGGGGACAGCGGAACCGGGCCTCAGCTGGGGACCTCACCAGGGGGCGGGGCCTCCCGCGGTCCCCGGCGCTGCTCCCTGGGCTGGAGGGGCGTCCGCGCCCGGGAGAGGGGTTCCCCCCGGCAGGGCCCAGGGCCGCCACGAAGTTAGGGAAGCGCTCTTTCCAGGGTGGAACCTGGGGCCGCGGCTCCCGGGAGAGGAGCTGCCCGCGGAAGGGGTCGGGGTGGGCTCCAGGCTGGGAGGAGGATCTGACTTTGCTGACCTCGCAGGCTGGCAGGGGAGCTGCCCCCCAGAGCAGCATGGATGCCCCGCGAAGGGACATGGAGTTGCTCAGCAACAGCCTGGCTGCCTACGCGCACATCCGCGGTGAGGGCGGGCGCCGGAAGACTGGGGGCCTGAACCCTTCCCTGCCCAccatccccttccctccccagcgCCTTGCCCGTCCCCTCCGCCCCGCTCCCCGCCCCCTTGCCCGCTGGCGGTTCCCTAATGCCCTTCGAGTAGGGGTTACGGGCCTCGTCCCCACACCTTGAACCTGGGGTCTGTTGGAAGTGGGACGACCCTCACCCGCCCGGCCCTCTCCGTGACCCCCGTCCTGTGCCCCGCAGCCAACCCCGAGAGCTTCGGCCTCTACTTCGTGCTGGGCGTCTGCTTCGGCCTGCTGCTCACCCTCTGCCTGCTCGTCATCAGCATCTCGTGGGCGCCCCGCCCGCGGCCCCGGGGCCCGGCTCAGCGCCGGGACCCCCGCAGCAGCACCCTGGAGCCCGAGGACGACGACGAGGACGAGGAGGACACGGTGACGCGGCTGGGACCCGACGACACGCTGCCGGGCCCCGAGCTGTCCGCGGAGCCCGACGGGCCCCTCAGTGTCAACGTCTTCACATCGGCGGAGGAGCTGGAGCGGGCGCAGCGGCTGGAGGAGCGTGAGAGGATCCTGCGGGAGATCTGGCGCACCGGGCAGCCGGACCTGCTGGGCACAGGCACGCTGGGGCCCAGCCCCACGGCCACGGGCGCGGGCACCCTGGGCCGCATGCACTATTACTGATGGGCCCCGGCTCCCTCTGCAAGGCGCTTGGGGTACCGGACCTGCACATGAGCCCAGACCTGCTCCGGACCTTCGGACTGCCTCGGCCCCCACGGCCCCCAGGTGCTACTGGGCGTGGACCGCCAGCCCCCGCGAGTCTCTCTTCCCCAGTCCTGCCAGAAGACCccaggggcggggagggggcacGATGCAGGGTCCCCACTCCCTCTCTGGGGGTGATGAAGAGGTGAAGTGACCAAATGAAAGAAAGCTGCATTCTCAGTGACTCAGTCTCTCCCTCTGTTACTCCTGCCCCCAGCGGCCCCCAGGCTCCTGCCACGCAGGGGTCCTAGGGCTGAGGCCCCCCCTTGACTCCCTTACCCTAGCTGCaccacccccacccaccaaccCCACGACACAGCACACCTGCCCGCGTTCACTTCACAGCAAGCGGAAAGGCAGAAGGCCACAGGCCTGCACCCAGCCTCACACACAGAGCAAGTGCACGCGCATTCCTCACTCACAACGCATTCCTTACCGGCAAACGCCTGGGCACACGTAGCCCTGTCCCCAAAGTGCCTTGGGTTCATACATTGCaatgacacacacacagcagGCCTCGGGACCCTGACCTAGAGGCTAAGGTCCTACTAGCCCCGGTGTAAGCATGCGTGCTGGGCTGGGCCGTTCACGTCTTCACCGAGGTGCGTTCAAACGAGAGGGCAGGGGTCCCTCTGAGCGGACAGGGAGGCCAGCTGGGAGGGGTCCGAGCTCGCGAGAAGGCCCGCTCGGCTCCTCCCCGGCGCACAGCTGGATTCCGGAATCTAGGCCGGGCGTCAGAGCCCGACCCCGCCTGGGCCCCTCCTGCCCGCCATTTCTCCAGCGCGCTGCTGGCGTCGGAAGGAGACACCATCCCCCGCCCCTCACCATCCGGTGGATAAAAATAGCCGCGCGCAGGCCTTGGGAACGGTAATGGGAGCCACATGTTGGACAGATGTGCCCGGGAGGGACCGTCAGGAATGCGgaggcccaggccctgcccccgCGCAGACCCCGCCCCTAGCGACCAGACCGGCGTGGCCCCTTGCGAGGCAGAGTTTACTTTCTCGAGTTTCCCAAAGTCGTGTGCAAGGACGTGGGTGGCCCCAGCCAGGATGGGCCGCGGTCCCTTCCCAGGCCCGCCCTCAGTAGGTCTGCGTCTGCGCGTGGATGATGCGCGGGGTCTGGGACTTCTGGGTCCCCTGCATCACCTGGACCTGGCCGGGAGTGAGGTGGAGACTGTGTCAGGGGGCCACCCGCCACCAGTCCGCTCCCGCCAGGACCCGCGCCTCACCTCCAGCCGCTGGCGCTGCTCCTTCTCGCTCTTCAGCTCCTCCCAGATGTCGGTCAGCTTCCTCCTGCGGGCCAAGGCGGAGGTGAGGCGCTGGGCAGGTGAGGGCTAGGGGGGACCCTACCTTCCACAACCCCCGCCGCTACCCACTCACTCCAGCTGCACCCCCATCAGCTCCAGCGCCCTCCTTAGAGACTCCACCTCGCCCCTCAGCGACGTTACATCGACTCCCTCATTCTTGTTTTCCGTGTAGTTTTGCGGAAGCAAGGAGGGGAGCGTGAGTGTCTCTTGGGAGTCTGGAGACGGCTTGATAGGATGTGTTTTTTGGGCAAAGGCTGTTTCTATAGGGGGCACCTCCTCTTTTGGAGCCACTTCCTCTTTCGGGGTCACCTCCTCTTTGGAAGCCACTCCCTCTTTGGGGAGCACCTCCTCCTTGGAAGCCACTCCCCCTTTGGGGAGCACCTCTTTGGAAGCCACTCCCTCTTTGGGGAGCACCTCCCCTTTGGAAGCCACTCCCTCTTTGGGGAGCACCTCCCCTTTGGAAGCCACTCCCTCTTTGGGGAGCACCTCCCCTTTGGAAGCCACTCCCTCTTTCGGGAGCACCTTCTCTCTCAGAGGCCTTTCCTCATTGGGGGATGCCTCCTCTTCAGGGGTCCTCTCCTCTTTGGAAGGTGCCTCCTCTAGAAGCATTGTAGCCTCTGCCTGGGGGTGGGGCTTCTCAAGAGCAGGCCTGGACGCTGGCCCAGACTTCAACTCAGCCTGGTGTGGGGAGCTGTCTCCTCTAACAAGGGGGCATTTCATCTCTCCCAGGCACCTCTctgaggaaggaggctggagtgggGGTGCCTCTGGTGTGTGGGCCTTCTCCTGGGATGATGGAGCCTCTTTGGCTACAAAGGACTTGACCTTCTGCAGGGCTTCCTCCGAAGAGAAGTGATGGAATTGAGTGTCATCTCTGGTGGACACCTCTTCTTCAGAAAGCTCTGGGGTCAAGACCTTTTCTCGGGTGGGGGCCTCATCCCCCAGAGGGGCCATCTTTGGATCAGGGACTTTATCCATTGGTGGGACTTCTGGGCCACTGGCCTCTTCCACTGAAAAGAGCCTCTCTGGAGTGGAGGGTTTGTCCACAGTCAGGGCCTCCTCTGGGATGGAGTTCTCTGGGATAGAGGCCTTGTCCTCTGGAGTCAccatcctctctggggtggggacTATGTCAGGAGCTGGGATCTTCCCCGAGGTGGAGTTCCCTGGGATAGAGGCCTTGTCGCCTAGAGTGAGGGTCTTCTCTGGGGAGGGGACCTTGTCAGGAACCGGGATCTTCTTGGAGCCGGGGGCATTCTCTGGAGCTGGGGGCCTCTCTGGAGTTGTGGTCTTGTCCAGCATGGGGGTTCTCTTCACAGAGGGGGCCTTTGCTGGGCTGCTGTGCTCTTCCTCCTGCCATGATGGGAGGTGAAGTCTCAGCTGAGGTTGAGTCTGGTTCCCCTTGGCCTGGGAGACTTCACCTGTGCACACCACAGCTGGGAACCAGCCTCTGCCCAGCATCCCCTCTCCCATGTCTCCTGCCCCTCACCTGACTGGACACAGAGCGTTGCTGGGGAGTCTGGGTTTTGGATCGCTTTCGGCCAGGGTGACACGAACCCCCGCTTTGGAAGCCACCACTGGGGCCTAAGAGAGCAGAACTTCAGGGACCCAAGCCTACTCTGACCCTCAGTCTCTTCCCGCCTCTGTCCATCCGCACAGCCACCCCATCCCTGTCCTCCCGTCCTCCCTGCACTGGAGGGCAGCCCTTACCTGAGTCTCGGGAAGTGAGCTTCTGACTGTCCCTGCTGGGTGTTCGAGATGTCCTGGAACATATCTTCATCAGGCCCTCAGGGTGGGGCACAGGGAGGGGTGTTCCTTctaccctcctccttcccccaaccccatcctGCTCCTTACTTGGCTTTGCTGGGCCCAGTGGCGGCTGTCGCTAGTTTCTTGACTGTGGGGAGGGATGTTTTGGGCATCAACTTTTTTGGTTCCTTAATAGGAGCTGGGAAGAGAGAGGAGTGGAGCATTCATCCATCTGACAGTCGCTGGCCCTGTCTTGTGCTCTATGCAGGGGACTGTGGGCAGGAGGCTAATCTTGTCTGAGtatgcgccactacacccggctaatttttctattactattattattattattattttgagacggagtctcgctctgtgcccaggctggagtgcagtggcgcgatcttggctcactgcaagctctgcctcccgggttcattctcctgcctcagcctccctagtagctgggact
This region of Macaca fascicularis isolate 582-1 chromosome 1, T2T-MFA8v1.1 genomic DNA includes:
- the SH3D21 gene encoding SH3 domain-containing protein 21 isoform X3, with the translated sequence MEVLVLAGYRAQKEDELSLAPGDVVRQEIPETLRGSREARRPRCARRRGHPAKYPGPQRWCKVNFNYSPEQADELKLQAGEIVEMIKEIEDGWWLGKKNGQLGAFPSNFVELLDSGPPSFGNPDMPSVSPGPQRPPKLSSLAYDSPPDYLQTVSHPEAYRVLFDYQPEAPDELTLRRGDVVKVLSKTTEDKGWWEGECQGRRGVFPDNFVLPPPPIKKLVPRKVVSRQSAPIKEPKKLMPKTSLPTVKKLATAATGPSKAKTSRTPSRDSQKLTSRDSGPSGGFQSGGSCHPGRKRSKTQTPQQRSVSSQEEEHSSPAKAPSVKRTPMLDKTTTPERPPAPENAPGSKKIPVPDKVPSPEKTLTLGDKASIPGNSTSGKIPAPDIVPTPERMVTPEDKASIPENSIPEEALTVDKPSTPERLFSVEEASGPEVPPMDKVPDPKMAPLGDEAPTREKVLTPELSEEEVSTRDDTQFHHFSSEEALQKVKSFVAKEAPSSQEKAHTPEAPPLQPPSSERCLGEMKCPLVRGDSSPHQAELKSGPASRPALEKPHPQAEATMLLEEAPSKEERTPEEEASPNEERPLREKVLPKEGVASKGEVLPKEGVASKGEVLPKEGVASKGEVLPKEGVASKEVLPKGGVASKEEVLPKEGVASKEEVTPKEEVAPKEEVPPIETAFAQKTHPIKPSPDSQETLTLPSLLPQNYTENKNEGVDVTSLRGEEEADRHLGGAEEREGAAPAAGGPGDAGDPEVPDPAHHPRADADLLRAGLGRDRGPSWLGPPTSLHTTLGNSRK
- the SH3D21 gene encoding SH3 domain-containing protein 21 isoform X8 — its product is MTALQTTCRQTTEDKGWWEGECQGRRGVFPDNFVLPPPPIKKLVPRKVVSRQSAPIKEPKKLMPKTSLPTVKKLATAATGPSKAKTSRTPSRDSQKLTSRDSGPSGGFQSGGSCHPGRKRSKTQTPQQRSVSSQEEEHSSPAKAPSVKRTPMLDKTTTPERPPAPENAPGSKKIPVPDKVPSPEKTLTLGDKASIPGNSTSGKIPAPDIVPTPERMVTPEDKASIPENSIPEEALTVDKPSTPERLFSVEEASGPEVPPMDKVPDPKMAPLGDEAPTREKVLTPELSEEEVSTRDDTQFHHFSSEEALQKVKSFVAKEAPSSQEKAHTPEAPPLQPPSSERCLGEMKCPLVRGDSSPHQAELKSGPASRPALEKPHPQAEATMLLEEAPSKEERTPEEEASPNEERPLREKVLPKEGVASKGEVLPKEGVASKGEVLPKEGVASKGEVLPKEGVASKEVLPKGGVASKEEVLPKEGVASKEEVTPKEEVAPKEEVPPIETAFAQKTHPIKPSPDSQETLTLPSLLPQNYTENKNEGVDVTSLRGEEEADRHLGGAEEREGAAPAAGGPGDAGDPEVPDPAHHPRADADLLRAGLGRDRGPSWLGPPTSLHTTLGNSRK
- the SH3D21 gene encoding SH3 domain-containing protein 21 isoform X1 is translated as MEVLVLAGYRAQKEDELSLAPGDVVRQVRWVPARGWLRGELGGRYGLFPERLVQEIPETLRGSREARRPRCARRRGHPAKYPGPQRWCKVNFNYSPEQADELKLQAGEIVEMIKEIEDGWWLGKKNGQLGAFPSNFVELLDSGPPSFGNPDMPSVSPGPQRPPKLSSLAYDSPPDYLQTVSHPEAYRVLFDYQPEAPDELTLRRGDVVKVLSKTTEDKGWWEGECQGRRGVFPDNFVLPPPPIKKLVPRKVVSRQSAPIKEPKKLMPKTSLPTVKKLATAATGPSKAKTSRTPSRDSQKLTSRDSGPSGGFQSGGSCHPGRKRSKTQTPQQRSVSSQEEEHSSPAKAPSVKRTPMLDKTTTPERPPAPENAPGSKKIPVPDKVPSPEKTLTLGDKASIPGNSTSGKIPAPDIVPTPERMVTPEDKASIPENSIPEEALTVDKPSTPERLFSVEEASGPEVPPMDKVPDPKMAPLGDEAPTREKVLTPELSEEEVSTRDDTQFHHFSSEEALQKVKSFVAKEAPSSQEKAHTPEAPPLQPPSSERCLGEMKCPLVRGDSSPHQAELKSGPASRPALEKPHPQAEATMLLEEAPSKEERTPEEEASPNEERPLREKVLPKEGVASKGEVLPKEGVASKGEVLPKEGVASKGEVLPKEGVASKEVLPKGGVASKEEVLPKEGVASKEEVTPKEEVAPKEEVPPIETAFAQKTHPIKPSPDSQETLTLPSLLPQNYTENKNEGVDVTSLRGEEEADRHLGGAEEREGAAPAAGGPGDAGDPEVPDPAHHPRADADLLRAGLGRDRGPSWLGPPTSLHTTLGNSRK
- the SH3D21 gene encoding SH3 domain-containing protein 21 isoform X10 — encoded protein: MLDKTTTPERPPAPENAPGSKKIPVPDKVPSPEKTLTLGDKASIPGNSTSGKIPAPDIVPTPERMVTPEDKASIPENSIPEEALTVDKPSTPERLFSVEEASGPEVPPMDKVPDPKMAPLGDEAPTREKVLTPELSEEEVSTRDDTQFHHFSSEEALQKVKSFVAKEAPSSQEKAHTPEAPPLQPPSSERCLGEMKCPLVRGDSSPHQAELKSGPASRPALEKPHPQAEATMLLEEAPSKEERTPEEEASPNEERPLREKVLPKEGVASKGEVLPKEGVASKGEVLPKEGVASKGEVLPKEGVASKEVLPKGGVASKEEVLPKEGVASKEEVTPKEEVAPKEEVPPIETAFAQKTHPIKPSPDSQETLTLPSLLPQNYTENKNEGVDVTSLRGEEEADRHLGGAEEREGAAPAAGGPGDAGDPEVPDPAHHPRADADLLRAGLGRDRGPSWLGPPTSLHTTLGNSRK
- the SH3D21 gene encoding SH3 domain-containing protein 21 isoform X6 is translated as MVQSELQLQPRAGGRAEAASWGDRGNDKGGFGNPDMPSVSPGPQRPPKLSSLAYDSPPDYLQTVSHPEAYRVLFDYQPEAPDELTLRRGDVVKVLSKTTEDKGWWEGECQGRRGVFPDNFVLPPPPIKKLVPRKVVSRQSAPIKEPKKLMPKTSLPTVKKLATAATGPSKAKTSRTPSRDSQKLTSRDSGPSGGFQSGGSCHPGRKRSKTQTPQQRSVSSQEEEHSSPAKAPSVKRTPMLDKTTTPERPPAPENAPGSKKIPVPDKVPSPEKTLTLGDKASIPGNSTSGKIPAPDIVPTPERMVTPEDKASIPENSIPEEALTVDKPSTPERLFSVEEASGPEVPPMDKVPDPKMAPLGDEAPTREKVLTPELSEEEVSTRDDTQFHHFSSEEALQKVKSFVAKEAPSSQEKAHTPEAPPLQPPSSERCLGEMKCPLVRGDSSPHQAELKSGPASRPALEKPHPQAEATMLLEEAPSKEERTPEEEASPNEERPLREKVLPKEGVASKGEVLPKEGVASKGEVLPKEGVASKGEVLPKEGVASKEVLPKGGVASKEEVLPKEGVASKEEVTPKEEVAPKEEVPPIETAFAQKTHPIKPSPDSQETLTLPSLLPQNYTENKNEGVDVTSLRGEEEADRHLGGAEEREGAAPAAGGPGDAGDPEVPDPAHHPRADADLLRAGLGRDRGPSWLGPPTSLHTTLGNSRK